A stretch of the Kushneria konosiri genome encodes the following:
- a CDS encoding gamma-glutamylcyclotransferase — MSEIPTSSSTETCPGQSDTPLWLFGYGSLIYKTGFAFRRRRPASIKGWARRFWQGSHDHRGTLEAPGRVATLVPREEAVCHGMAYLITPDVLEGLDVREKNGYLRVVTDLYFDDGERGEALVYMATEGNEAWLGEASELEIAQQISTAVGPSGPNRDYLLMLADSIREMGHDDAHVEAIEQALLALEARSE; from the coding sequence ATGTCCGAGATCCCAACTTCTTCAAGCACCGAGACCTGCCCGGGTCAATCCGACACGCCGCTGTGGCTGTTTGGCTACGGGTCGCTGATCTACAAGACCGGCTTTGCCTTCAGGAGGCGCCGCCCTGCCAGCATCAAGGGGTGGGCACGGCGTTTCTGGCAGGGCTCACACGACCATCGCGGCACGCTTGAGGCGCCGGGTCGGGTAGCCACTCTTGTTCCCCGAGAGGAGGCCGTTTGTCATGGCATGGCCTATCTGATCACGCCTGATGTGCTTGAAGGGCTCGATGTCCGCGAGAAGAATGGTTATTTGCGCGTTGTAACCGACCTTTATTTTGATGATGGCGAGCGTGGCGAGGCGCTGGTCTATATGGCGACCGAAGGCAACGAGGCCTGGCTGGGGGAAGCCTCCGAGCTGGAGATTGCGCAGCAGATTTCGACAGCGGTCGGCCCCAGCGGCCCCAATCGCGACTATCTGCTGATGCTGGCCGATTCGATACGTGAGATGGGCCATGACGATGCGCATGTCGAGGCCATTGAACAGGCACTGCTGGCGCTTGAAGCCAGGAGCGAATGA